A segment of the Romboutsia sp. 13368 genome:
NNNNNNNNNNNNNNNNNNNNNNNNNNNNNNNNNNNNNNNNNNNNNNNNNNNNNNNNNNNNNNNNNNNNNNNNNNNNNNNNNNNNNNNNNNNNNNNNNNNNNNNNNNNNNNNNNNNNNNNNNNNNNNNNNNNNNNNAAAATAYTTAAAAAAATAATAAAAAATATATGTATAAAAACTAAAAATAAAACAAAATATATCATGTTATATACCTTCTTATCAAAACTTGCTAAAAGGACAATGAAAGTAGATTATTGAACTTATATATCAGGGGAGTGATAATGTGAATTTTAAAAAATATCTTATGATTTATATGTGTTTATTAGCTATGATATTTAGTTTTAATATAGTATCAAAATATTCTATAGTTTCAGGGGAGAATTTATCATTAAATATTATAGATGATGAAAAAATAAATAATGAAGAATTGGAAAATCTTAAAATAGAGTATGAAAAATTACAAGCAAGAATTAGAGAAGAAGAAAATATTGAAAAAAATAGAGTAAAAAATGTCTCTTATTTAAGAGAAAATGTTACAGTAATTAGCGGTATAACTGAAGAAGAAATGAAGGAAGTACTTATAAATACTACAGGAGCTAAAACTATGGTTCATCTTGCAGATGTTTTTGTTGAGGCTGAGAAAGAGTATGGAGTAAATGCATTTTTTATAGCTGGAATTGTAGCCCTAGAAAGCGGATTTGCAACTTCTAGAAGAGCAATAGAAGATAATAATTTAACTGGATATGAAGTTTATAGTGACAGTTCAGAAGGAAGATTATTTAGTAGTCATCATGAATCTGTACTTCATACGGCAAGACATTTAAGTAAAAACTATTTAAGAGAAGGCGCAGTTTATTATAATGGTTTATCTGTAGATGCGGTACAACTAATGTATTGCCCTGATGAAGGGAAGGATAAGAGATGGGAAGAAAAGATTGATTATCTAGCAAATAATTTTTTAGATACTTATGATAATTTATTTAGAAATGAGAAGATTTAAGTATAAAAAGCATAATATATAATATAAAAATTTTTATATTTAANNNNNNNNNNNTGATCAATGGGATGATAATTATCCAAATAAAGAAACTTTTATACATGATATAAAAAATGAGAGCTTATATRTTTGTGAGGAAGATAATTACATAAAAGGATTTATATRTATAGATGAATATGATATAATCACTTTAAAATAAAAGATTAATAAAAAAGGAATTGAGAATATGAGAAAAATTTTAGTGATTATGCTAGTTATAATTAGTGTAGGGGGAATGTATTATTTTTCTAGTCAAAATGCAGAAGTATCAGGTAATCAATCACAAGCAGTTGTAAAAGTTATAGATAAAATAAGAGATAAGGTTACGATAAGAGATGAGGAATTAATAAAGATTCAAACTAAAGTTTATACTAAGCTAAGAGGCTTTGGTAGTAAAAGTTATATAGTTAGAAAAATGGCACACTTTAGTATATATGCTTTAATTGGAGCATCTCTAGTGTTGTTCATATATGTTTTCTCTAAAAAGCTTTTATTATCATCAAATTTAGCTTTTTTATTATCTATAATTTATGCTTGTTATGATGAATACAGACAATTATCTGTACCAGGTAGATCTGGTAGTATAAAGGATATAGTTATAGATTCATGTGGTGCATTAAGTGGCATAATAATAACATTTACTATATTACTTATAATAAAAATAATAGTTTTCTTATTCAAAAAAATATTAAATAAAGAAGAATTAGTGTCAGAATAATTTAATAATTAATCATAAATATGTTATATTATCTCTTTCTAATTTGTATAATTACTATATAAATTAGAAAGAAGTGATAATATGAATTATTTAACTTATCTAAAAATACATCATTTTAAAAGTATAGAAGATTTAGAATTAAAAGATTTATCTAACATTAACATAATAGTAGGAGATAATAACAGCGGAAAGACTTCACTACTTGAAGCTATATCAATACTAGGAAATGAAAATAGCATAAAAAGTATCCTAAATAACGTATCAAAAAGAAGTTCTGCATACCCTTCAAGTTTTGAATTATTCTTAGGCATATTTCCAAGAGAGCAAGATAAAAACAAAAGTATAAAAATAAAATCCACTATAAAAGGATTAACTAGAGAGATTAACATAAATGGAAATATAGTAAGAGATATTAGTATAAATAACGATATGGATAATGCATTTTTAGGTAATATTAATGTAAAGTTAGAAGATGAAACTGTTATAGATAAAGATATATCTATAGAAGAAAGTAAAAACATTAAATACATTAACGACTATGACATTATAAAAATAGTATATATTACTCCGTATGATTACTATATAAATGATTTAATAGAAGATACATTAGAAAATTTAGAAGATAAAGATAAAAAAAATATAATAAGTCTACTTAAAATATTTGACTCAGATATATTAGATTTTAAAATAGTGAAAAAGTTAAATGTAGGTAGAAGTATGATATATATAGAGCATAAGGTATATGGTACTGTACCTTTATTTAGTTTTGGAGATAGTATAAAAAAGATATTTACACTTGGAAGTGCCTTAGTAAGTTCAAAAGGTGGAATATTATTAGTTGATGAAATAGAAAGTGCAGTGCACAAAAACCATATAAATAAGATGTTTGATATCATTATAAAACTATGTAAGGAATATAAAATACAGCTAATATGTACAACTCACAGTTTAGAGGCTATTGATAGTATAATACTTTCGCTTGGGAATGAAATAGACTCACTATCATGTTTTAGAATAGAGTTATATGATAATAAAACATATTACACAAAGTTTTCTGGCAATAAGTTAAAAGATATTAGAAACTTATTAGGTCAGGATGTGAGATAATGAGAAGCTTTTTATTTTTTGTAGAGGGAATTCATGATATAAACTGTTTAGCCAGAATACTATTTATAAATGGATTTAAAGAAGTAAATAATATAAATAATTTACCAGAAATATGGCAGATGAGAGTTCCTAGAGCTTATCCATTTGTAGATAATAGATTAGATAGATTTATACCGATACCATCATATTTTATAAAAGATGATTTATGTGTAGTAATGATATCAGCAAATGGAGTAGAAAAAATTATCAAGAGTATAGATTTATATCTTAGTAATATGAATAAGGGGGAATTAAAGCAAATAGATGGTGTATGTGCAATATTTGATGCAGATCAAAAACTAGCAAAAGATTCCTTTAATGAAAGATTTGCAAAGAATAATAAAGATATGATTGTAAATAAAAAAGATTTTTTATCTGGAGAATGTAAAATAAGAGGAGAAGTTATAAAGTTATATTATTATTTTTTCCCGGATAATTATTCTCAAGGAACTTTGGAAAATCTTTTATTAGAAGGAGCTAAAGTTGTTTATAGTGATTTATTAGATAGCGTAAATCAATACCTAGAAAGCATTGATGAAAAATATAAAGAAAATTGGAGTATATCTAGTGAAAATAAAGTTAAAGTAGGGTGTATAGCTAATGTATTTAGGCCAGGAAGTGCTAATCAAATATCAATACGATTTGATGATTGGATAAGTGAAGAAAGTATAATGTATAGTCCTGTTGTAAAAAAGTTTTATGAATTTATAGTTAATATATTAAAACTTAATTAGAATAAATAATAATAAAAGGGCTTATAAAAANNNNNNNNNNNNNNNNNNNNNNNNNNNNNNNNNNNNNNNNNNNNNNNNNNNNNNNNNNNNNNNNNNNNNNNNNNNTTAAGTATATTTATAATATTTTAATTTTAGYAATTTGATACTAATTCATACTTCTCAAAATTATAGGTATCAACTGCATTTTTTAATTGATGCATAGCATTTTCTAAAATCTTTCTAGGACAAGCTATATTTATTCTCATATAACCATCTCCGCCTTCTCCAAATATACGACCATCATTAGGAGCAATTTTTGCATTATTGATAAAGAAATCAAGCAGCTCATCTCCATTAAGATTTAAATTTTTACAGTTTAACCATAATAAATATGTACTATCAGGAGCACTCACTTTTATTTGAGGAATATACTTATTTATATAATCTACTGTATATTTTATATTTTCTTCAATATAATCAGTTACTTGCTCAAACCATTCTTTTCCTTCGGTAAAAGCAACTGTATTAGCAACTATACTAAAAGCGTTATTTCTATATGTTTCTATTTTCTTTAATATATTATCGTATTTGTTTTTCATATCTAAACTAGGGAATATTACTGTAGCAACTTGAAGTCCAGCTAAATTAAATGTTTTAGTTGAAGAAGTACAAGTGATAGTATGCTTTCTTATTTCTTCACTTATAGATGCCATTGGAGTATGTTTATTTCCCCATAACATTATATCAGAGTAAATTTCATCAGATATAATAGTTATATTATTTTCTATACAAATATTTGCTATAGTTTCTAAGTCTTCTTTTGACCACACCTTCCCAACTGGATTATGAGGATTACAAACTATCATAAATTTAGCACCTTGTTTTGCTTTTTCTCTTAGGTCATCAAAATCTATAGAGTAGTGACCATTTTTTTCTATAAGTTGGTTTATTACAACTTCACCATCCCATGCTTCTATAACATTTTTAAATTCATGGAAAACTGGAGGTTGAATTATAACCTTATCTCCTTTTTCTAAAAATGTATGCATTAAATTTGCAAGCATTGGTAAAACACCTAAAGCATGAGACATAAGTGAAGTATCAACTTCCCAATTATTTTTTTCTAGTTGCCAATTTTTTATTGCTTCAAAGTATTCATATGGTCTAGATGTATATCCATATATACCTTGTAGTGCTCTTTCTTGAAGAGCATCTATAATAGGTTGTGCTGATTTAAAATCCATATCAGCTATCCATAATGGTATTAAATCATCTCTACCGAATTTTTCTTTTGTTTCATCATATTTAACAGAATAATTATTTGAACGATCTATTATTTCATCAAAGTTATATCTCATTTTATCCACCCCAATATTAAAATAATTAAATTTATCCCTAAATTCTAATTGCCTTTTGACTATAGTTATATATTAGCACGCACTATATAAGTATGAAATGTTAAAAAATGCTATTTACATTGCAAAAAATGCTATGAAGATGATTTAGTACATGTTAATCATTTTTAATATATAAAAAGAATATATTTTTTATGAAAATATTTATTTTTAGGAGGAGCAAAATGAGTGAACTAAAAAGGACGCCTTTATATGATACTCATAAAAATCTAGGAGCTAGACTTTTTGCTTTTGCAGGTTGGGATATGCCAGTAGAGTACGAAGGACTTACTAAGGAACAWAWTNATAATATATTAAAGCCTTTATAATTTTATGTAATATTACATCTACTTAATATATAATTGAATAGTTAGAAATTAAAATTAAATAACTAAAAATAAGGAGAGTATGATTTGATAAATGAATTAGATTTAGATATAAAAAGATGTGAGGATGTATTAATAGAAAATAATTACTTAGAAATAGTAATAGCAATAGAAGAACTTCATGATAAATATAAAAATACTATAGATTCTATATCTAATATAAATAGTAACGTAGTATGGAATTATAGTAAAAAAGATATAGAAAATATACAAAAATCTTTAAAAGAATATAAAGAAGAATTAATTTTAAAGGAAAAACAAAAAAGTATAGAAGAAAAAATTAAAGACTTAAAATTTTACATAGAAAAAAATAATATATTAAAAAAGAATAATGTATTAGAAGTTATAAAAAGTATAGAAGAAATAAATAATGCAGATTTAAACTTAGATGAAAAATGGAATAAATTAAAAGGGTGCTTGGATATATTAAAAAATCAAGAAAGAGAAATAGGTACAAAATTATTAGAAATAATAGTACTTGTTAGTAAGTAGATAATATGATTATTTATTACTTAATATTTATAAATATAGTTGGAATATTATCTATGTATTTAGATAAGTATTTTGCTAAAAAGAATATGTATAGAATTTCTGAAAAAAATTTATTTCTTATAGCTATTGCAGGAGGATCGATTGGAAGTATTATTGGTATGCATAAGTTTAGACATAAAACAAAACATAAGCAATTTACCATTGGATTACCTGCTATATTATTTGTTCAAGTATTTATATTAAATTATATATTATAACTNNGTTCCTTTTTTATATTATTTTACTAATTTAGCAAATTCTTTACCAAAGTTTACACATTCTTGATAAGTTTCTTCAGAAGGGAAGAATTTCTTTTTCATAGTAGGTACTGGCATTTTGAAAGCCATAGCTTTTATTAAATTCTCAGCCATAGNAAAATAAGTGAATGTAAATATTGGGCTAATAAGCTAGAATATAGCTAAATATATTAAAAATTGGTATAATAACTTTAGAATTGGAGGGATTATGCATATGAGAAAAAGCACGAATACTATAGTAGAATTTTTAGGACTAATAATAGGTTGTTTATTTATGGGTGTAGGACTTAATATGTTCTTCAAACCATATACTATAGCACCAGGAGGACTTAGTGGTTTATCACTTGTTATAAGTAAGTTTACTGGTTTATCAGTATCAACAATAATGTTAATTATAGGTATACCACTTTTAGTATTCTCTATAAAAATATTAGGAAAAAAAGATGCAATAAAAACTTTTATTGGAATGATTATATTATCAGCTGTATTAAAAATTACAGAACCATTAGCAACAATATCAGTTACACAAGATGTATTGTTATCTGCAATATCAGGAGCAATATTATTAGGTATAGGTTTAGGTATTGTATTTAGTGTAGATGGTTCTACAGGAGGAACTGATCTTATAGCATTAATGATAAATAGAGTAATTCCAAGTTTACCAGTATCTAAATGTTTAACTATYATAGATGGTATGGTTGTTTTATCCGCAGGGATAGCTAATGGAAATATAGAAACAGGCTTATACTCTGCTATAGCTCTTTATATAATAGTTAAGGTAATTGATGCAATTATATCTGGATTTGATTATTCAAAGGCGTTTATGATTATAACTGAAGATAAAGAATTGTTAAGAGAAGCTATAATTAATGATATAAAAAGAGGAGTAACTGTACTTGATGGTAAGGGTGGATATACTAATAATGATAAGAGTATTTTATTAGTTGTTGTAAATAATAAAAAGCAAGAAGTTCATTTAAAGAAGCTTATTAAGAAAGTAGACCATAATGCTTTTATAATAGTAAGTGATGTTCATGAAGTACTAGGTGAAGGTTTCAAATCAATAGCAACGGTTTAACGAATAAGATATATTCTTTTTTTAGAATTGGAAGGACATTTTAATGAATCGTAATAAAAAAAATATAATCTCAGCATTAGTATTTTCTTTGCTTTCAATAATAGNNCTATGCAAAAAAATATTGGTAATTTTTATATGAAAGTAAAAAATGACATTTTGAGCAACGGATGTATCCTAAATGCTTCGCCGACACGTCGCTCAAGCGAAGCGAATTTTTTATAATTGAAAGATGGTGANATTGGAAGGACATTTTAATGAATCGTAATAAAAAAAATATAATCTCAGCATTAGTATTTTCTTTGCTTTCAATAATAGGTTACTTAATAACCTATAATAATAAACTTTTATTTTTCTTAGTTTTTGTAGGTGAAAGATTATATTCATTTGGAGCAAAAGAAGAACTCGAAAATAGTTTAGATGACTTTGAATTGGGAAATGGTAAAAAGGGAAAAAATACATTAGCTNNNNNNNNNNNNNNNNNNNNNNNNNNNNNNNNNNNNNNNNNNNNNNNNNNNNNNNNNNNNNNNNNNNNNNNNNNNNNNNNNNNNNNNNNNNNNNNNNNNNNNNNNNNNNNNNNNNNNNNNNNNNNNNNNNNNNNNNNNNNNNNNNNNNNNNNNNNNNNNNNNNNNNNNNNNNNNNNNNNNNNNNNNNNNNNNNNNNNNNNNNNNNNNNNNNNNNNNNNNNNNNNNNNNNNNNNNNNNNNNNNNNNNNNNNNNNNNNNNNNNNNNNNTATAATATAATTTACAGATTAATATTACTAAGGAGGAAAATATGAAAAAAATAATTACTATAATATTAAGTATTATATTTTTAGTAGGATGTAGTTCAACTGAAGAAGTAATAGATTATGAAGAAAAATCAAATATAGTTAATAATATAGAAAATAATTCTGAAAGTTTAAAAATAGATTCAAACTGGAATATACCTGTCAAAGGAGAAATCAGTGGAGTTTTTTGTGGATTTATAGATAATCACTCATTTGAATTATTAGGAGAAGATGGTAAGTATTATGCAATTAGTATATTAAAATTTATGGATAAAGATTTTGATGACTTAGAAAGCAATAAAACAAAACTTACTTTAGAATATGAAATAGAAGAAGGAAGTCAGTTAACTTTAACAAAAATAATAGATAGAAATTAGATATAAAATATAAAAATGTGCTTTAAAATTCTATAAATATTTTAAAATATATGAAATAATTATAGAGATGTAACNNNNNNNNNNNNNNNNNNNNNNNNNNNNNNNNNNNNNNNNNNNNNNNNNNNNNNNNNNNNNNNNNNNNNNNNNNNNNNNNNNNNNNNNNNNNNNNNNNNNNNNNNNNNNNNNNNNNNNNNNNNNNNNNNNNNNNNNNNNNNNNNNNNNNNNNNNNNNNNNNNNNNNNNNNTAACAAGTAATAAAAAAAATCATAATATTATATTATAGGAGGGGATATTATGATTTTACGAAAAGAGTTAAAGCAAAATGCTAAGAAGCAGTTACAAAATCATTGGGGATTATCTATAGGTGCAATAATAGTATGTATGTTGATATCACTTATACCAGAGTTATTAGTTTATATTGATCCAGAATCAGCTGCTATAGCAATTTTAATTACAATTATATCACTAGTAATAGCAGGGCCGATAGCTATAGGACAATGTAAATTCTTTATAAACTTATCTAATAGAGAAAATCCTAAAATTTCAGATTTATGGTTTGGGTTTAGAAATATATTAAGGGCATTAGGAGTTACATTATTAGTAGGAATTGCAGTATTTATAGGTGCAATATTCCTTATAATCCCTGGTATAATAGTATCTTTTATGTATTCTCAAGTATATTATATAATGGCAGAACATCCTGAAATGTCTGTAATAGAGTGCTTAAAAGAAAGTTCTAGAATTATGAAAGGTCATAAAATGGAACTTTTTATATTAGAGTTAAGCTTTATAGGATGGATAATATTAACTGTAATAACTTTTGGTATCGCAGGATTATATGTATTACCTTATTATAGTGCAACTTTAAGTAACTACTATTTAACTATAAAAGATTAAGTTAAAAATAGCTCTAAAAATAGTATAAATTATTTTTAGAGCTATTTTTATTTTTAGTTACAAATAATTAACTATAATTACTAAAAATATTTAAAAACTTAATGTTGAGTTAATAATTTTAATGTAAGATAGAGTCATCTTTTTAGAGGAGGAGAAAAATGCTAACATTAAAAAATATTAAAAAAAGTTATACCACAGGTGATTTTACACAAGTTGCACTAGATGGTGTATCTGCAAACTTTAGAAAAAATGAGTTTGTTGCTATCTTAGATNAGCAACTCCATGGGCAATGTGTATAAAATACAAATGGGAAGTTAAAAACACAATAATAGAAGGAAGAAGACTAAAATTCGTTGGAAGTGGATCAAGTTTATTCCTACACTACATAAAATGGTGGATACTAACAATAATAACATTCGGAATATATGGATTCTGGCTAAAAATAAAAATGTTACAATGGAAAACAGAAAATACAGTATTTGAAGATTAAATTTTCATAAATAATAAAGAAATCCAATAGTTGATCTATTGGATTTTTNNNNNNNNNNNNNNNNNNNNNNNNNNNNNNNNNNNNNNNNNNNNNNNNNNNNNNNNNNNNNNNNNNNNNNNNNNNNNNNNNNNNNNNNNNNNNNNNNNNNNNNNNNNNNNNNNNNNNNNNNNNNNNNNNNNNNNNNNNNNNNNNNNNNNNNNNNNNNNNNNNNNNNNNNNNNNNNNNNNNNNNNNNNNNNNNNNNNNNNNNNNNNNNNNNNNNNNNNNNNNNNNNNNNNNNNNNNNNNNNNNNNNNNNNNNNNNNNNNNNNNNNNNNNNNNNNNNNNNNNNNNNNNNNNNNNNNNNNNNNNNNNNNNNNNNNNNNNNNNNNNNNNNNNNNNNNNNNNNNNNNNNNNNNNNNNNNNNNNNNNNNNNNNNNNNNNNNNNNNNNNNNNNNNNNNNNNNNNNNNNNNNNNNNNNNNNNNNNNNNNNNNNNNNNNNNNNNNNNNNNNNNNNNNNNNNNNNNNNNNNNNNNNNNNNNNNNNNNNNNNNNNNNNNNNNNNNNNNNNNNNNNNNNNNNNNNNNNNNNNNNNNNNNNNNNNNNNNNNNNNNNNNNNNNNNNNNNNNNNNNNNNNNNNNNNNNNNNNNNNNNNNNNNNNNNNNNNNNNNNNNNNNNNNNNNNNNNNNNNNNNNNNNNNNNNNNNNNNNNNNNNNNNNNNNNNNNNNNNNNNNNNNNNNNNNNNNNNNNNNNNNNNNNNNNNNNNNNNNNNNNNNNNNNNNNNNNNNNNNNNNNNNNNNNNNNNNNNNNNNNNNNNNNNNNNNNNNNNNNNNNNNNNNNNNNNNNNNNNNNNNNNNNNNNNNNNNNNNNNNNNNNNNNNNNNNNNNNNNNNNNNNNNNNNNNNNNNNNNNNNNNNNNNNNNNNNNNNNNNNNNNNNNNNNNNNNNNNNNNNNNNNNNNNNNNNNNNNNNNNNNNNNNNNNNNNNNNNNNNNNNNNNNNNNNNNNNNNNNNNNNNNNNNNNNNNNNNNNNNNNNNNNNNNNNNNNNNNNNNNNNNNNNNNNNNNNNNNNNNNNNNNNNNNNNNNNNNNNNNNNNNNNNNNNNNNNNNNNNNNNNNNNNNNNNNNNNNN
Coding sequences within it:
- a CDS encoding glucosaminidase domain-containing protein, with protein sequence MNFKKYLMIYMCLLAMIFSFNIVSKYSIVSGENLSLNIIDDEKINNEELENLKIEYEKLQARIREEENIEKNRVKNVSYLRENVTVISGITEEEMKEVLINTTGAKTMVHLADVFVEAEKEYGVNAFFIAGIVALESGFATSRRAIEDNNLTGYEVYSDSSEGRLFSSHHESVLHTARHLSKNYLREGAVYYNGLSVDAVQLMYCPDEGKDKRWEEKIDYLANNFLDTYDNLFRNEKI
- a CDS encoding VanZ family protein gives rise to the protein MRKILVIMLVIISVGGMYYFSSQNAEVSGNQSQAVVKVIDKIRDKVTIRDEELIKIQTKVYTKLRGFGSKSYIVRKMAHFSIYALIGASLVLFIYVFSKKLLLSSNLAFLLSIIYACYDEYRQLSVPGRSGSIKDIVIDSCGALSGIIITFTILLIIKIIVFLFKKILNKEELVSE
- a CDS encoding AAA family ATPase — protein: MNYLTYLKIHHFKSIEDLELKDLSNINIIVGDNNSGKTSLLEAISILGNENSIKSILNNVSKRSSAYPSSFELFLGIFPREQDKNKSIKIKSTIKGLTREININGNIVRDISINNDMDNAFLGNINVKLEDETVIDKDISIEESKNIKYINDYDIIKIVYITPYDYYINDLIEDTLENLEDKDKKNIISLLKIFDSDILDFKIVKKLNVGRSMIYIEHKVYGTVPLFSFGDSIKKIFTLGSALVSSKGGILLVDEIESAVHKNHINKMFDIIIKLCKEYKIQLICTTHSLEAIDSIILSLGNEIDSLSCFRIELYDNKTYYTKFSGNKLKDIRNLLGQDVR
- a CDS encoding DUF3226 domain-containing protein; this encodes MRSFLFFVEGIHDINCLARILFINGFKEVNNINNLPEIWQMRVPRAYPFVDNRLDRFIPIPSYFIKDDLCVVMISANGVEKIIKSIDLYLSNMNKGELKQIDGVCAIFDADQKLAKDSFNERFAKNNKDMIVNKKDFLSGECKIRGEVIKLYYYFFPDNYSQGTLENLLLEGAKVVYSDLLDSVNQYLESIDEKYKENWSISSENKVKVGCIANVFRPGSANQISIRFDDWISEESIMYSPVVKKFYEFIVNILKLN
- a CDS encoding MalY/PatB family protein; translated protein: MRYNFDEIIDRSNNYSVKYDETKEKFGRDDLIPLWIADMDFKSAQPIIDALQERALQGIYGYTSRPYEYFEAIKNWQLEKNNWEVDTSLMSHALGVLPMLANLMHTFLEKGDKVIIQPPVFHEFKNVIEAWDGEVVINQLIEKNGHYSIDFDDLREKAKQGAKFMIVCNPHNPVGKVWSKEDLETIANICIENNITIISDEIYSDIMLWGNKHTPMASISEEIRKHTITCTSSTKTFNLAGLQVATVIFPSLDMKNKYDNILKKIETYRNNAFSIVANTVAFTEGKEWFEQVTDYIEENIKYTVDYINKYIPQIKVSAPDSTYLLWLNCKNLNLNGDELLDFFINNAKIAPNDGRIFGEGGDGYMRINIACPRKILENAMHQLKNAVDTYNFEKYELVSNX
- a CDS encoding DUF1294 domain-containing protein; this encodes MIIYYLIFINIVGILSMYLDKYFAKKNMYRISEKNLFLIAIAGGSIGSIIGMHKFRHKTKHKQFTIGLPAILFVQVFILNYIL
- a CDS encoding YitT family protein codes for the protein MRKSTNTIVEFLGLIIGCLFMGVGLNMFFKPYTIAPGGLSGLSLVISKFTGLSVSTIMLIIGIPLLVFSIKILGKKDAIKTFIGMIILSAVLKITEPLATISVTQDVLLSAISGAILLGIGLGIVFSVDGSTGGTDLIALMINRVIPSLPVSKCLTIIDGMVVLSAGIANGNIETGLYSAIALYIIVKVIDAIISGFDYSKAFMIITEDKELLREAIINDIKRGVTVLDGKGGYTNNDKSILLVVVNNKKQEVHLKKLIKKVDHNAFIIVSDVHEVLGEGFKSIATV
- a CDS encoding DUF975 family protein; protein product: MILRKELKQNAKKQLQNHWGLSIGAIIVCMLISLIPELLVYIDPESAAIAILITIISLVIAGPIAIGQCKFFINLSNRENPKISDLWFGFRNILRALGVTLLVGIAVFIGAIFLIIPGIIVSFMYSQVYYIMAEHPEMSVIECLKESSRIMKGHKMELFILELSFIGWIILTVITFGIAGLYVLPYYSATLSNYYLTIKD
- a CDS encoding DUF898 family protein, with product MCIKYKWEVKNTIIEGRRLKFVGSGSSLFLHYIKWWILTIITFGIYGFWLKIKMLQWKTENTVFED